GTGGAAATTGCCCACCTGGTGCACGAGGCGGGAGGGCTGCTTTACTATGACGGGGCCAATGCCAATGCCATTCTCGGGATCACCCGGCCCGGGGACATGGGTTTTGACGTGGTCCATTTGAATCTGCACAAAACCTTTTCCACGCCACACGGCGGGGGTGGCCCGGGAGCCGGGCCGGTCGGCGTCAAGAAGGACCTGGCACCTTTTCTGCCGTACCCCGTGATCCGGAAAGAGGGGGAGCGCTATCTGTTGGATGCGGACCGTCCGCAGTCGATCGGCAAGGTGAAGGCGTTTTACGGCAATTTTGGCATCCTTGTGCGCGCCTACGCCTATATCCGCACTATGGGACCTGAAGGCTTGCGCCGCGTGTCGGAGGATGCGGTGCTGCACGCCAATTACCTGATGCGGAGGCTGGAGCCGTACTTTGACCTCCCTTACCCGCAGCCCTGCAAACACGAGTTTGTCCTCTCTGGCCGCCGGCAAAAGAAGCAGGGCGTCAAAACGCTGGATATGGCCAAGCGGATGCTGGACTTCGGCATCCATCCGCCGACCATTTACTTTCCGCTGATTGTCGAGGAAGGGATGATGATCGAGCCCACCGAAACAGAGAGCAAGGAGACGCTGGACCGCTTTGTGGAAGTGATGATCCAGATCGCCCGCGAAGCGGAAGAACATCCCGAGCTGCTGCGTGAGGCCCCCCACACCACGCCGGTCAAACGGCTGGATGAGGTGAGAGCGGCACGCCAGCCGGTGCTGCGGTATCAGCCTTCCTCTTGAGGAACTGGAAAGCGAATTCCCCTTCTTGCCAGCAGATGAGCGAGAAGGGGATTTTCGGTTTATTTTTCTTTTGCTTTCATCCAGAGTTCATCCGCCACTTTTCCCTGCCGGTGCCGAACAGGTATATTTGGGTAAGGAAGCCTAGGATAAAGAGGGTGATGGTGATGGAACAGTGGAGATTTCTGAATACTGGGAAATCTTCTCCGGAAGTGAACATGGCGATTGACGAAGCCATTCTCATCGCTCACAGCCAGGGACTGGTGCCGCCGACCGTTCGCTTTTACGGCTGGGACCCCCCGACGCTTTCGATTGGCTATTTCCAGCGCGTGGACAGGGATGTGGACATCGCAAAGCTGCGCCAGCGGGGTTTGGGCTTTGTCCGGCGGGCGACCGGCGGCCGGGCGGTGTTGCACGATCGGGAGTTGACCTACAGTGTCGTGGTTGCCGAAGATCATCCGCTGATGCCTGGTTCTGTCCTCGAGGCGTATCGGGTGATCAGCAAAGGACTGGTGGAAGGGTTTAGGCGATTGGGCCTTTGCGCCGACATGGTCTCCCTCGCTGGGGATGAGGAGCGGCAAAAGTTCGGCTCGCCGGGTTCCGCCGCATGCTTCGATTCGCCATCCTGGTACGAACTGGTGGTGGAGGGGCGCAAGGTTGCCGGCAGCGCGCAGCTGCGGCAAAAAGGCGTGATCCTGCAGCACGGCTCGATTCTCCAGGAGCTGGATGCGGACCGGCTGTTTGAGGTGTTGCGCTTCCCGACAGAAGAGTTGCGCCGGCGGATGCGGGAGAGCTTTGAGGAAAGGGCGGTGCCGATTCATCAGCTGAGGGAACCGGTTACCTGGGAGGAAATGGTGCAGGCTTTTTATGACGGGTTTGCCGCCGGGCTGGGGGTCCGGTTGGTGGAGGGGGAGTTGACGCCGGAAGAGAAACGCCTGGCCGCAGAACTGGCCAGACGGTATGCGAGTGAGGAATGGAATTTTCGCAGATAAAGCCGGCTGGTTGCGAAAAAGCATGCGACGCAATGAAGCCTTATGGGGTGGCAGCCGATTGGCTTGTGCCGATAGCCTGTTCAAAGGCCGACTGCAAGGCCCGCGTGAAGGCGCCTGGCTTTCCTTCGCCAACCGGCTGTCCGTCGATGCGGATGACGGGACACACTTCCTGCACCGTACTGGTGATAAACACCTCATCCATCCGGTACAGCTCCGTGTGGGGGATGGCTTCTTCCCGGAGTTTCAAGCCGACCGAATTCAACAAGCGCAGAACTACCTGCCGGGTGATGCCGTTCAGGATGAGATGGTTGGCCGGGTGGGTGTAACACACGCCGTCCCGGATGCCGAACAGGTTGGAGCTGCTGCCCTCAGTCACGGTGCCGTTGCGCACGAAGATGGCCTCGTGGGCGCCTGCTTCGTGCGCCTGTTGTTTGGCGAGGATGTTGGGAAGCAGGTTGATGGTCTTGATGTCCACCCGCAGCCAGCGGATGTCTTCCGTCGTGATAGCCGCGATCCCTTGTTCCAGATGGGCGACGGGCCGCTCAACCGGGGTCAGGTAGCCGGTGAGAACCGGTTGCGCCGCTGCGGGAAACAGATGTCCGCGGGGGGCGACGCCGCGAGTGAGCTGGATGTAGATGATCCCGCTTTGAATACTGCTTTCTCCGATCAGCTTGCCGATGTTTTCGCCCAGCCGCTCCAGGGAGACGGGCAGCGGGATGCGAATTGCCTCGGCACTGGCTGCCAGCCGCCTCAAGTGCGCTTCCAATTCAAAAGGCACCCGGTCATAAAAACGAATCACTTCGTAGATGCCGTCCCCAAACTGATAACCTCTGTCTTCAAGATCGACGCGAAACAAATGGCGCGGCATGATGGTG
This genomic window from Bacillus thermozeamaize contains:
- a CDS encoding glycine dehydrogenase (aminomethyl-transferring), which translates into the protein MNPVNQPLIFERSSPGRIACSLPESDVPVRPAEELLPQPLLRQEPPALPEVSEPDLIRHYMALSRMNHGVDNGFYPLGSCTMKYNPKTNEEVARLAGFSKIHPYQPEETVQGALQLMYELQEALAAITGMDAVSLQPAAGAQGEWTGLMMIRAYLESRGESRRNKILIPDTAHGTNPASATVAGFETKTVRSNERGLVDLEALRAALGPDTAALMLTNPNTLGLFEEEIVEIAHLVHEAGGLLYYDGANANAILGITRPGDMGFDVVHLNLHKTFSTPHGGGGPGAGPVGVKKDLAPFLPYPVIRKEGERYLLDADRPQSIGKVKAFYGNFGILVRAYAYIRTMGPEGLRRVSEDAVLHANYLMRRLEPYFDLPYPQPCKHEFVLSGRRQKKQGVKTLDMAKRMLDFGIHPPTIYFPLIVEEGMMIEPTETESKETLDRFVEVMIQIAREAEEHPELLREAPHTTPVKRLDEVRAARQPVLRYQPSS
- a CDS encoding octanoyltransferase, whose amino-acid sequence is MEQWRFLNTGKSSPEVNMAIDEAILIAHSQGLVPPTVRFYGWDPPTLSIGYFQRVDRDVDIAKLRQRGLGFVRRATGGRAVLHDRELTYSVVVAEDHPLMPGSVLEAYRVISKGLVEGFRRLGLCADMVSLAGDEERQKFGSPGSAACFDSPSWYELVVEGRKVAGSAQLRQKGVILQHGSILQELDADRLFEVLRFPTEELRRRMRESFEERAVPIHQLREPVTWEEMVQAFYDGFAAGLGVRLVEGELTPEEKRLAAELARRYASEEWNFRR
- a CDS encoding D-amino-acid transaminase, producing MYILYNDTIMPRHLFRVDLEDRGYQFGDGIYEVIRFYDRVPFELEAHLRRLAASAEAIRIPLPVSLERLGENIGKLIGESSIQSGIIYIQLTRGVAPRGHLFPAAAQPVLTGYLTPVERPVAHLEQGIAAITTEDIRWLRVDIKTINLLPNILAKQQAHEAGAHEAIFVRNGTVTEGSSSNLFGIRDGVCYTHPANHLILNGITRQVVLRLLNSVGLKLREEAIPHTELYRMDEVFITSTVQEVCPVIRIDGQPVGEGKPGAFTRALQSAFEQAIGTSQSAATP